Part of the Lycium ferocissimum isolate CSIRO_LF1 chromosome 6, AGI_CSIRO_Lferr_CH_V1, whole genome shotgun sequence genome, acccaattcccacctaactgtgtaattacatgAGGTCAAACAAACAAAGCTGGCCCtgtaattacacctaattacacccaattccaattaccttggtggctttccaaacaggccctaaaagatttcttcctttcttttattttctctcttACTTTGAGAAATagtgtatttatgtaattttctttaaaatggtGTAAGTTTAATGAATGACTCATGTTATAATGTTAATGTTTTTTGGGTTTCGTcttcttaaaaatatattaaaggtcaaaatatatacaaatacttaTACCGAAAAGTTCTAAAATTGAGTATTATGGAATCTATCAGTTTGGAAcactcaacaaaataaaaattgctAAACATAAATTTGGTAGTTGAATTCACAGAAAAGTGACAAAAGCAAGAAGAGTGAAGAGGGAATCATGTAGGAATTCACAACTGGTAATACATAAAATTAgatcttctttttaaaaatgttcAGCAAAATCATCTTACTCTTAAAAAAGATGACCGGCCACAAGCGAACTCTAACCTCTAAAAATAAACTTAGATATGCATGTATTATTTCTGTGAAAAAGAACACAAATTTTCTTAAACCGTCTAATTTTTTAATAACAGATACAGTAGTCCACTTATGGAAATCCGGACATTTGTATTACCAAGATTTATagtttgatttaatttataaaaataattatatatatataaaatttataaaaaaaaattataattaactGCGCTTCGCGCGTACCGATTCACTAGTATTAATTAAACTAAAATCTTGTATGCTTTGCTTAGCAACGATACACTTTTCTTCTTAATCTGGTTTGGGCAATTCGCACGATTTCCCTTgtcttggggtggtctttaatttttgctcctcaaatcgctggtctttaattttttcccttcggcaCTTTAATTTATAAAAAGTGGCCAAAAATCCTCCTGAAATTTTGGGTTCGAAACCAgcaaagtcaaaaaaaaaaataaaaaaaaaatcgcaagacaaggtttcATAGTAAAACTATAGTCTTATGAAAATCTAGCCTtgctaaattatttttttatttttactctgcttgggttcgaacccagaatcccTGAGTTCATAGACTTATGAATAAAGGTATTTTGGCCCACAAATTTATATTATATGCGAAGTagagtaaaaattaaagaccagcggtTTGAGGGGAAAAACTTGAAAGACCAGTCCATGGACAATCGGTGCAAAAAGTTGATCTGGTTCGGGTGGATGATGGTTTGACCAATCCGGCCTCAAGTTGGATTATCTAATGGGCCAATATGTTTGGATTTCTCATGTCCAATAATTATGAATTACGGAAAAGGACATTGTGTGTCCACTCAGCTAAACTAATCCCACATTTAACTAGTGTTTGGGCTTAATCCCACTAGGTGTCCGGTCGGCCCAaattaatgccaaaaaatgggtggtcggcccaaaataatgccaaaggTTTAAGGCCAGCCGATGaccgcttaaaaaaaaaaaaaaaagactttactAAAGGGCTGCtacagcatatatacatatgttgaaattatatatacactttatatataagaattatacattttatatacatatgctgaaaTTAAtcttacatttattatacataaattatacgttaattatatatttagtatacatatattatacaataatgatatgatatttatttttaacatatacaatagtgatacatattatataccacaatgatacggtttctatgatatattttttatacgtatgatgcactttctatacaagactgatagagtttatatatacatgctggaattatatatacactttctataaaaaaaaaatgatacatattatatataaaaatgatacaattttctattctataatacacattatatacacaaatgatacaattttctattctataatgcacattatacacaaatgatacatattatatacaaaaatgatacatagcttagtgattcatattttatacagtttctatacattatagataggtactgatacatatttttatacacaaacgatacatattatatacaaaaatcgcCTCAGAGTTTTTTGAGATATTTCTtattaaatatacacatattatacatgttttggataTTTAACCTTTAGTGGTGACTTTTTTAATTTCCACTAAAAGCCAGATTTTTCTCAGAAGACTAAAAGTCGCTAAAAAGtcgacttttttttaaaaaaaaaaaagtgatggGGCTGTTGGACCACCCAgcttttagtggcgactttagtcgccacaaaaggCATGCTACAGATTTGGCAACTAGATGGGAATAGTTTATGGGCTAATTTTTGGGTTTGGGAATAGATGGGCCAGCGCATGGGATTATTTATGGCCCAGCGGTCATTTGTGTCCATTTCCCTATGAATTAATCCAAGCTTCCATGATTCATACAAGACGTTATAAACACTAGGTTGCCACTTTCGTGGCCTTATATTTAAGAGTTAGCCATTTtcaatattataatatttgttTGAATTTTATACTTCATATCGGGGGAACACTTTCGAATTTAATACCACACTattctaattttaaaaaagtggTTAGTTTTAAAATAGAAGACCAAATGACTATTTGTGCAAACCAACCACTAAACTAGGCATCCAAAGCAAATTTCATGCATAAAATTGCAGAAATAGGATACCACAAAGGGTGGTTTTGAATTTTTGTCGCTTCTTAAAAAAATACGCTGGACAAATTTTGTTGCCCATCATACATAAGTTCTAATTGTAATGTGTATATAAGTTAGTTATGCTTATAAGGCAGGAGTTTGAGACATTTTAATAAACTATAGAGATTGAAGATAAAGCAATATGTTGCTTGTTGAGCATGATTTTCCAATTGTATTGACtgacttactttttttttaaaacaattaatCAAGTTCAATCGTATCTTTTTAACACTAATTTAACAACATACATCTTTGATTAAAAAAGATGTAGAATTTTATTTCGTGGATTATAAGAATGACTTGTTATAAAACAGAGGAAAAagttttgattaattaaacagTACAAGCAACTTCTGCCAATATATCATAATTTCTCATCAACTTAACATGATGGGTAGAATGAATAATACCAAATTTTGCACATTTGTCATAATGTGTGAAAACTTGAGCAACACAGGCAACTTTTGCCCTTTGATTTTACAATATTAAAAGGAAATTTAGTCACAACATAATTTTTATACTAATAATAAATAGattaaaagaattgttacaaaaGAATCAAAACAAGGGAGGTAAGCGCAATATCGTAAACCACAAGATATATTAGTGTTATGATGTCAAATCTGGAGGGAGGTCTCTGAAATTATCCCAATAACTGATGTATGAATTTATTGCATTTCTAAATTATTTAGTTATTTCTATGCTCAAATAAAGAGGAGTGGAGATGTATTTAATTATGGGAAAAGGACATAAAGGGCCGTCCGGCCCAAACTATTCGCACTGGATGGCCCATGTTTCTCCAAACCCAAAGTGTAGCCAGCGCGGCCTTTTGTGGCGACTTTAATCACCACTAAAAGTCGGCTGCAATAAAAGGACTATTTGTGGCGGCTTTAGTCGCCACCagagatcttttttttttttttatttttaaaaaagccACTGAAGATCAactatgtatagaaaatgtatcaaaaaTGTATCGTTGTTGtgtagaatatgtatccctaccgtatatgtatagaaaatatatcataggtTTTTATAATTGTTGcgtaatttgtgtataataaatgtatcatcaacgtctactcactaatcatacatatagTATGCATTAGTATGTacattatacattgattatacactaatgattcacatattatacatattccaTACATAATATGTGTCATCAACGTatactcactaatcatacatatattatacattagtTTGTacattatacattgattatacactaatgattcacatatGTATCGAAAATGTATAtctatagaaaatgtatcataggtttgtatcattgttgtgtaatttgtgtataataaatgtatcatcaacgtatactcactaatcatacatatattatacattagttatacattgattatacaataatgattcatatattatacatattcaatacataagtatagaaaatgtatcattgttgtataatttatgtataaactgtatcatttttgtatagaaagtatATCATACGTCTAGACAATGTATCATACATGTAcaatatataaactgtatcattcttgtatagaaagtgtatatataattccagcatatgtatataagttgtatcattcttgtatagaaagtgtatataacctgtatcattcttgtatagaaagtgtatagataattccatcatatgtatataaactgtatcattcttgtatagaagtgtatcatacgtataaaaaatatatcatacatatacgtatagaaactgtatcattgaTGTATCATTTATCAttactgtatatgtatagaaaatgtatcatacttatagaaaatgtatcattattgtataatatgtgtataataaatgtataattaacgtataatttatgtttaataaatgtatacttcataattttattagtttgtagttgatatattttagtttgttaAGTTTTCGATGATggttactttagtttatttatttagttcttcttttttaatccCTAGTAGAAGATAGAACATAAACGGAAGTTTGCAGCtaacctttagtggcgactttaaAAGTTGCCACAAAACTTTTTTGAGATATGTCTTGAAGGCTCAATCAacgtataaatatatacatattatacatgttttagaatattttttgaaagttcAATGACTGTATAggtatatacatattatacatgttttggaacaTTTGTTGAACGCTCAATATGAATTTTAACCTTTCGTGGAGACTTTTGAATTGCCacttaaaaaaaatgttgatcttctgtggattttttttttttttaaggcgtTTGGGTTGCTGGGCTGGCTGGCCAGCTCACGGTATTAAGCCCAAAtgtgggatttttttttttttttttggcaaataaACTGGACGATTTTATTCACCAAGTATAACAGTTACAGCTCAGTACTTTAAAACACAGCTACAGGAAATGGCTAAGTATAAACTTCAGTCCATTTCCTACAACTCCACATCTATAACATCAGGTTCCTCTTAATCTAAGGGTAGAAATTCATTCTATCTAGCTTCCTCTTCAACTTTGCACTTACGATTCCTCGACAGTGAACATCCTGGACGATTTGCTTCACAATGCTATCAACACTTCTTTGCTTCTTCTGAAAGACCCTGGCATTTCTTTCTTGCCATATATAGTAAGTAGTTCCTGCCAAACATATCCTATATACTTCCGCTGTTGCACTGTTTCCTTTGTATGATTGCAGGGCCCATGCCAGCTCTTGACACCAACTTCCAGTAGTTCTTTTAATACCTTGCCATGCCAAAATCCTACTCCAAATGTTAGCTGATATCACACAGCTGAAGAATAGATGTTCCACACTCTCCACCCCTGTATTACACAATGGGTAGCTCGTATCTTTTGTGATGCTCCATTTCACCAATCTATCCCTTGTCAAAATTTTGCTGCAAATGATCAATCTAAGTATAAAGATCCATTTAGCAGATCCATAGTTGTTGCATACCACCTTCCTCCACGGGACCTTTGGAAAGGATCCTCTTAGCTgcatataaattttcttgattgAGAAAGTGTCCATCTGCATAAGATCTTGTTCCTGAAATCCAGCAGCTTGGAGATATtgttttcccttcaaaatcTTCCTCACAATCCATGAAGCATTGCCAACTTCTACTTCCCACATTGACCCAAATGTGAGATTACGTTGGCCTGTTGGCCATTGTATatccttttccctttaattatTCCTTAATGGTCAAAATTGTGTTGCGCTATTGCTATTTGGAGGACAAATAAACTTTTATATTATTACAATCTTGAAGAATATTTCTAAGTAGTCTTAACGTGAAATATAAGAGTTTGAATACTTTTGTAACTTTTAAgtatgtaaaaaattattttaaaaataaaaaatgtaatcgccaattttattaaaaaaattaaatattttaattctcGAATTTAGACTATATGATCACGAGCTCTTGTGATCAGTTTTTCACTTCTGTATGTGtacatagaaattttttattatgCGCCTTGCACAACTGGCACTAGCCATGTGAAGCTTTTTTTATCTCATAAAAAGTGGATCCAAAATTTATGAACTCAGAAGTGTaagatttgaatttattttttatgagaCGAAAAGAAACTTCAcaattaatattaattatgtaaaccACATAATAAAGTTTTTCCCTCAAATATGATGGGAGGTGTCAATAAAATGTTGTGACTTTTGACATAGGAAGAAATATACACTACATGATTTTGAATTCATAAAAAATCatgcgaaaaataaagaggacCTTGATGAACCACTGTTGATTGCTGCTCACTCAATGAGCTCCTTTGCCTTCTGTCGTTAAAATGAAGGATCAAACCTCATAAGTAGTTTAATATAAtaccattttcctttttcctccCTTTCTATggatgtaatattttttttattaaataaccTATTGTCAGCTGTTTCAAATGATAAAAACCTTTAAAAATCGTCAGAGATTACAGACAGTGACCCATGGGCCTAGGGACCATATTTTCACGGGAAAAGGACACTGTGTGTCCAGTCAGCCAAACTAATTCCACATTTGATCAATATTTAGGCTTAATACCACAGGCTGCTCGGACGGCCCAaattaatgccaaaaaatggccGGCCGGTCCCAAATAATGTCAAGGCTGGGCGGCCCAACAGTCTGggcgcttaaaaaaaaaaaaaaaaaagactttttgtcGCGACTAAAGGATTGCTCCAGAAAAATCAGgctttttagtggcaattaaaaaatttgccactaaaggttaaatatcccaaaacatgtataatatgtatatatttagtaagaaagatctcaaaatatgtataatatgtgtatatttagtaggtaaatacaagaatgatacatttttatatacatatgctggaattaattatacactttatatacaagaatgatacagtttgtttatatacatatgctggaattaattatacactttatatacaagaatgatacagtttgtttatatacatatgctggaattaattatacactttatatacaagatgCAGTTTGTATAAatatgctggaattaattatacactttatatacaagaatgatacagtttatatacatatgctgggattaatcatatatttattatatataaattatacgttaattatacatttattatacaaatattatacaataatgatatgattttttttttttacatatacaatagtgatacatataatataccacaatgatacgatttttatgatacattttttatacgtatgatacactttctatacaagactgatatagtttatatacacatgttgaaattatatatacactttcgatacaaaaatgatacatattatatacaaaaacgatacaattttctattctataatacacattatatataccagtgatacatattacatacaaaaatgatatataccttaatggttcatattttgtacagtttctatacattacagataggtactgatacatatttttatacacaaatgatacatattatatacaaaaattaccTCAGAgatttttgggatattttttactaaatatacacatattatacatgttttgggatgtttAACCTTAAGTGGCGACTTTTTTAATTGCCATAAAAAGCCTGATTTTTCTGTAGCAgtcctttagtggcgacttttagtcgccacaaaaagtctGTTTTTTTCAAGCGCCAAGACTTGCTACAGATTTTGGCTAGCGGATGGAAATAGTTCATGGGCTAATTTTTGAGTTTGGGAATAGATAGGCCAGCGTGTAGGATTATTTATGGCCCAGTGGCCATTTATGTCCTTTCCCGTATTTTCACAGACTTACTCTAAATCATGCCCATTACTTTTAGTTTCTCCCCATCCTGGGCAATCGAGTTCATACTCCAATCattctattttggaaaaacaacacaaaatatcCTTAAATGCAAAATAATTATGCGCGTGTTTCTTCCTAAACTAATTTCGCTTTACCCAGCCGGCCGAAAATATCTACCCGAGTGCCGTTCGCCCAAAACACTTCCTCTATGCTagcatctcagtatatttatatatcataataGTATCATGAAGGATTAAGAGAAGAAAAACTGAAGCAATCCTCCATAATACCatctcaatatatttatatatcatgacggtatcatggaggactaagagagtGTCTCATTGAAGCATTGAAGCATCCCTCCATGATATCATCTCAGAATATGgtatatatcatgatggtacCATGGAAGACTGGGGAGTGTCTCTTTGAAGcaatcctccatgataccatctcactatatatatgatgataccATAGAGTGTTTTCTGAGGAAAGTGTacttttgaataaatgaacatgatcctctatgataccctgtatatatatatatatatatatatatatatatatatatatatatacacacaatatCTCATGagtatttttgaagaaattgtcacgacccaaatcgtagagccatgacgggcacccgggcccTACCTGCCGAGCACCACTAATTTCGTATCATAATGATAAACAAGAGTGGACCTCAAGGGtcgttaaattaaaaaaaatctacaagatcataagagaaatatgctgaaaaaggGATGAGCCCGAAAAGACACACTACATGACTATGCTGGACAGAAActgtgcaagccgacaaggccatcatgaaatactatacaaagaaaaatgTAGGCTGAAGGGGGCCATACAACGTCTAACTAACCCATGACtttctacaagcctctactggagtatatGACATAATAAGGTTGGGATAGGGCTCCGCCGTACCCATACGCACACAAAAGTATAATGTACCAAAACACAacagcaactccggaacaagaggagtgctccaatatcagctGAACAGCAGCCTACAGTGGCGGATCGTCAACCTGTCCACCTCAACTtggggcatgaaatgcagcgccCCCCATAAAAGGGACGtaagtacggacaatgtactgaatatgtaaggcatgaaagtaacatgaaagAGACATAAGAGTACATAGGATGAAATGAATACAACCTGTATGTCTGAACTGCCTCTGTGGGTccaatgatatacataaatattgtGCATACGTaagggtcatacatatatatatgcgtatataacgcctgtcaagcctctgtgggcatcccattgtatcatatcggcctctgtgggcatcatcatcatgtaactagctgatcaggtggtagtgcatatataacgccatcaactttcccataccccatatatataatacataatatacgcgtatataacgcctgaggggtcataggtctgtacatatatatataatgcaacgCATAAATATGATAAAAGTACATCCTGAACCagttggagtgacgtaaggtcgttatacctccgaacatcgttatgagaTAACATTTTCTTCAACAAGTGTTTCTATGAGAACATATTGAATCTGAAAAAGGACTTACTGAAAACAACATCATAGAACATGAATCATCATGGAACATCTCTAACTACTAGGAATAGAGTCATTATGAAGTAGCGTTACGTTTACATTctgttcataaggatcatgccaaaaagaaggaaagttagccttaaacatacctcaagttgtccaagcaatccaacatcgagcttatcacaactagagtgtcaatcctataacaaaggaatacatatacaacttagATGGCCCTAGTATATTACTTATATCAATGATCAACTCGATTCTAAAGTCAAACGGGCAGCTTTCCCCTATCTTAATCATCCCCACAAATCCCACAACTAACAGTCAACACAACAGCCTCATATGATCTTCTTTAAACTCATATCCACAACATTTAAAGATATACAATTATGCAACACGATGTATGCTTGTATTCAACACTTATCCACTTTCTTCCAAATACACCAAGTATAATAACCTCAACACATTCTCACCATCAACTATTGTCCCCACAATTATATTTTTGGTCAAAACACACTAACAATCATGGCTCAAGTtagattacaactcaaaataacatcaagttcatgtttgaacttttcctccaatttctttctctcaaaccCTATCATAACtatcacataaactcataaataTGGAAATCTGATGAAATCTTACCACAAGAGCTCAAGAAAACTTTAATTCcaagattacttcaccttgaagtatcctccaagCTTCTACAAAAAGGTGAAACAAGCCTCAACAATACTTTGAAAATCCTTGGCACTTGATtctcactttgatctttgatttttacTTGGGGAGTGATTGAATATGATGGGAGAGGGTTTCTAGGGCTTATATGAACTTAGATTTGAGTTAAACTGACTTAAAAATGAGGAGAGGTTTTAATATAAACAAGCATCAAAATCCACCGACATggaaatacggtccatatatacTGGCTGTATAAAAATATACAGccaatatactggccgtataattttataccgACCGTATATATGGTATGTATTTCTCAACCTCAAAATCAGCCTTCTCTATTAAATtttaacatcattaaatacgtTCAGTATCTCaagtttaagttcatataaccTCGGAGACAGCTCCGGTTTCCAAGACTAGGGCAACTAACATAcgacgaatctcaacgtataaAACTACGAAGTGCAACAGAAATGAAAAAAGCCGTTTGTGGTACCATCATGGTAATAAGAGTTAGGGTGataccatgttggtatcataatttTAGGGGCATTTCGAGTAAATAGTTTTAGGGGTATGGGTgggtaattattttgttttctgGGGGCATCTAcgtttttttcccttcttttttcgGAAAAGGGTTATACCCCTGTAttattaaaatagtttaaatataCTCCTCGTTATATTTTCtgttcaaatatatatttgtcGTTATACTTTCGGTCCAAATATACCTCTCCCGTCATACTTTGGTAGAAATTTTCTCTTACTTTTGACAGAAGGACATGTGACAAGCTTAGAATCAAATGACCCGCCCCAAATTTTAAATACATGATTCCTTTAGAAACTAACCTGTTTACCTAGTTGGAGATGGGCGTGAATCTTTTGTTATGGAACTGGGTCGTGCGGTGGGAATTGGGACGTGTCTTTTTATTTCTGATTTGACACGTGTCATTCTGTTAAAAATTATGGGTAAGTTAGTGTCAAAATATAAATGGGAGGGTATATTTAAACCGAAAGTATAACAGAAGGAGTATATTTGGACCAAAAATATAACGAGGAGTATATTTAAAACATTTCTAATAacacaggggtatatttggaccttttccgttattcattcaatgtaattctATTTTGTGAAACTTTGTATGACATTACTGATTTCTATAAAAGAGAAAGTTGTGACGaagcaattttttttcccaTCTAGTTTAGTCTTTATGGAATTGTCAATGGAGAATCTGTAATGAATAAAATTTGTCAAGTTTACACAAGGACGGGCAATGATCAAAGAAAAAAGGTTTGCCATTTttgttataattttaatttgataagCAACTTGTGAAAATAAGCAAGGTAGGTGATGCACATGtgaaaaagagaggaaagatagaaacaaggcaaaagacataaattgacccttaaactataccccaaaaatcattttcacatTTAAACTATACAGGCGATCTtttacacacctaatatatgaaaaagtgatattaaTTCCACCCTGGTGCACACATAACCAGTTGCACAAGGGGAGGTGTAATACACTCGTCCGCCACGTCAGCACCACATCAGCGCCACATcagatttcttttaaattttaaattttaaattcttgttcttttcttttagttaaaattttatttataacccctcccccacccccacccttcttcttcatctctcgtgcaatttcttcattgttgtgCAATGAAGAAAATTTCTCCAGTCcagcaatttcttcattgttccatttgaagggcagttcgtgcaatttcttcattgttaaacaacaatgaaaattttcccatttgaagggcagttcgtgcaatttcaaaattttccatttgaagggcagttcgtgcaatttcttcattgttccATTTGAAGcgcaattcgtgcaatttcttcattgttaaacaacaatgaaaattttcccatttgaagggcagttcgtgcaatttcaaaatttcccatttgaagggcagttcgtgcaatttcttcattgtttaacaacaatgaagaaaacTGACtttccatcttcttcttcatttcaccaCGCTCACCCCCCCTTCTCCTCCACCTTCACGCTACCCCCACCCTCCAAATCCTTCACGCCACCAGACCACCGTCACGCCGCCCCCACCCCCGCAgcccccttcttcttcttcttcttcgcttcttcttcttcttcttcttcggtTTTTACGCCCCCACCGTCACGCagcccccacccccaccacccaaaTCCTCCTTTTTCATTTCTACACCGCCGCACC contains:
- the LOC132061438 gene encoding uncharacterized protein LOC132061438; translated protein: MWEVEVGNASWIVRKILKGKQYLQAAGFQEQDLMQMDTFSIKKIYMQLRGSFPKVPWRKVVCNNYGSAKWIFILRLIICSKILTRDRLVKWSITKDTSYPLCNTGVESVEHLFFSCVISANIWSRILAWQGIKRTTGSWCQELAWALQSYKGNSATAEVYRICLAGTTYYIWQERNARVFQKKQRSVDSIVKQIVQDVHCRGIVSAKLKRKLDRMNFYP